The DNA sequence CTCTTCAGCATACATTTTTTTTAGTCGGCGATTTTCTTCTTCAAGCTCTTTCAGTCGGCTCATCAGTGCAGCATCCATCCCGCCAAACTTTGAGCGCCATTTATAAAAACTGGCACTGCTGATGCCATGCTCCCGGCACAGTTCAGGAACCGGCGTACCCGCCTCAGCCTGTTTGAGAATGGTGATGATCTGACTGTCAGTAAAACGTGATCGTTTCATAGAAATCCCCCTGCATTCAGGTTAGGAGAAAATTCTACTTATGCATGCACTGGTTTTTCGGGGGGATTACCCAAGGACACGCATTGGCACAGCTTCAGGCCCTTGCAATGAAGGAATTTGCGCCAGACGGGTAAACAGGGCCAAATCAGCCTCTCGCGTCTGGCGTAACATAAACTCACGTAAAGGTTGCGCGCCTTTATCGATAGCCACTTCCATGCTGATCTTATCTTCGCTAAACGGCTTGTACGCCTCATCATAAACACGGGTCAGTACAGGCGACATCACAAAGAATGTCAAAAACAGACTTAATCCCAACAAGACCTGGTTGGGCGGTGCCGTGGGGGTACCCAAGGCGTTACGCAACAAACTCAACACAATGATGATGCGCGTAAAGCTGGTCATCATCAGTAATACGGCGGGAATGAAACTTAGCGATGTGATGAAAACCAGCGTTTGGACTGGCAAAGACCATGTCTGGCCGCCATTAGGCAGCGGCTGAGTGACGATACCTGGTAATTGGGCTAATGCCTGTTGCGTGACCAACAGTAACATGACGGCAATCGGATAGCGTAGTAGACGCAGACACGCAAAAAAAGAGCGCCGAAACAGTGGGGTACTCATTCGTTTTTTTCCGGGCGTTTTGTCGCTTTCTTGAGAAATTGGAGAAAATCAGCGGATGCTATCTTTTCTGTCGTGCTGATCGTGTCAAGGGGCTGTGCAGGTAAGGTATGAAGCGGGGTTATCTGCTGTGATGTGACACCCAGAACAAGCCAGTTGCCCTCAATCTCAACGACAACAACGCGTTCTCGCTGACCTACCGAACAGGACGATACCACCTTTAACACATTGTTATGTTTCGTTTGTGGAGCCAGGCCAAGTTTTCGCACCACCCAGGCTACCAACAAAATCAGGAGTAAGACACCGCACAGTGCCGTACCAACCTGAGAGACAAGCGCACCGCCAGAAATAACAGATTCAGCAGCCGCTGGGGGCTGCTGAATGGTTGACAAGGTTGTGGATGTCGCTGAACTGGCTACTGCCATTAACGCCCTAACCTGCGCATACGTTCTGATGGTGTGATGATATCCGTGATGCGTACACCATACTTATCAGAAACGACGACGACTTCCCCCTGCGCTATCAAATAACCATTGATCATGATATCCAGCGGTTCACCGGCAAGACCATCCAACGCCACCACAGAACCCTGCGATAAGCGCAACAGTTCTTTAATTGTCATCTTGGTGCGCCCGAGCTCTACCGTCAGTTTAACCGGTATATCCAAAATCAGGTCGATGTCCTGCATTGAACCTTGCTTATCCTGCACGTCAAAGCTTTTGAATATATCGTCGGTGGCGGGCGCGCTTTTTTCTTTTTCTGCTGACTGTTGCTCGTTAAATGCATCAGCCCACAGATCGTCCACGGAATCCGTTTCTTCGGACGGTTTCTTGATGTCACTCATTGAGCGGTTCCTCGTCATTCAGCGAATTTAAAATAGGGTTTATCAAATGTTCAACGCGCAAGGCATACTGGCCGTTCAATGTACCGTAATGGCAAGTCAGTACCGGAACACCATCAACGTGAGCGACCAGTCGTTCGGGTTTATCAATCGGCAAAATATCGCCAGGCTTGAGTTTTAATACTTTTGACAATCGAACCGGAATATCAACAAAATTAGCCACCAGCTCCAGCTCTGAATGCTGTACCTGTTTTGCCAGGGTTTCACGCCAATGCTGATCTTCCTGTTGCGAGTTTTCCAGCGGCGGGTTAGCCAATAGCTCGCGTAATGGTTCAATCATCGAGAACGGAATACAGATGCTGAATTCACCGGTTAATGTACCAATCTCCAGATGAAATGGTGTTGTCACAACGATATCGTTCGGCGATGTAGTGATGTTGGTGAATTTGACCTGCATCTCAGAACGAACATATTCGACATCCAGCTTGTAAATGGCATTCCAGGCATCACTATAGGATTCCAGTGCCAGCTTCAGCATACGCCGAACAACGCGCTGCTCGGTATGGGTAAATTCACGCCCTTCAACTTTGGTGGGGAAGCGACCATCACCACCAAACAAGTTATCTACCGCAATAAAAACCAGACTTGGCGAAAACACAAACAGTGCAGTACCGCGCAAGGGTTTAAGGTGTATCAAGTTAAGGTTGGTCGGAACGGGAAGGTTACGCGCAAACTCATGATACGGCTGAATTTTAATGGCACCAACGGTAATGTCAGGGCTACGACGGAGCAGGTTGAACAACCCCATACGGAACTGGCGAGCAAAGCGCTCATTAATAATTTCCAGTGCCTGTAAACGCTCACGTATAACGCGGCGTTGTGTATTGGGATCATAGGGTTTGACATCCCCATCTTTTTGCGACGCAGCGTTATTAGCATCAGCGCTACTGTCGCCACTGTCACCGTTTAGCAGGGCGTCAATTTCTGCCTGCGAAAGAATACTGTCACCCATAGTGATTACCGCAAAATGAAAGCAGTGAACAGGACATCGCTGACGACCTGGTTAGGTTGACCAGGAACCAGCGGTGGGCTTAATACCTGCTTGATCTCTTCAACCAGCTTTTGTTTACCTTGTTCTGTAGCCAGTACTGATGAGCTTTGGCGTGAAAACAGCATAATCAGACGGCTGCGAATCTCAGGCAGATAGTTAGTTAGGCGTGCACGGGTGGCGTCATCCGGCAAACGCAATGTAATGCCTACATACAATACTCTGTCTGGATTATTATCCGCAGACAGCAGGTTAACAGTAAACGTATCCAGAGGCATGAACACCGGCGCGGGCGGCGGCGGCGGCTCATGAGATGCTGTATCCGCTTGTTTATGACCCAATAACCACCAGCCGATACCCGCTGCGGCAGTCGCTGCCAGAGCGATAACAATCAAGAGTATCAGCCAGATGGACCGCTTTTTACCGCCCGACTGAGCTTTCTTATTAGACGTAGCCAATGATATATCCTGTTATTTATCAGTATTTAATGACTATTTCAGCATTAAACAAATACGTGATATCACGATTATCCCGTCTATTCATCATGTCAATACAGTGAATAAACAATAAAAAAAGCGTTAACTTGTTTATTAGGCAAATATATCCACGCCATTGCGCCCTGTCGCGATTGACTGCAATGTCGCAGGAACAGGCAGTGCACTCACCGATTCAGTTGTGCGTTCAGATTGCCCAAACTGCTGTTGGTAAGATGACGCATTGTTGCTGCCATTGCCCCCGGTATTCCCGGCCAACTGCTGTTGTGATTGCTGCCAGCTCCCCGCATCAGCGCCAACACTACTTTGGCCAAGATTAATACCACTTTCAGCCATAGCATTGCGTAAGTGAGGTAACGCCGACTCCAGAGCAGAACGCACCTGACTACTTCCTGATACTAAATGGATTTGAGCCTGATTATCCTCAATTTTCAGCATGATATGCAGCGAACCCAACTCTTC is a window from the Dickeya lacustris genome containing:
- the fliO gene encoding flagellar biosynthetic protein FliO, which encodes MAVASSATSTTLSTIQQPPAAAESVISGGALVSQVGTALCGVLLLILLVAWVVRKLGLAPQTKHNNVLKVVSSCSVGQRERVVVVEIEGNWLVLGVTSQQITPLHTLPAQPLDTISTTEKIASADFLQFLKKATKRPEKNE
- the fliL gene encoding flagellar basal body-associated protein FliL, whose amino-acid sequence is MATSNKKAQSGGKKRSIWLILLIVIALAATAAAGIGWWLLGHKQADTASHEPPPPPAPVFMPLDTFTVNLLSADNNPDRVLYVGITLRLPDDATRARLTNYLPEIRSRLIMLFSRQSSSVLATEQGKQKLVEEIKQVLSPPLVPGQPNQVVSDVLFTAFILR
- the fliN gene encoding flagellar motor switch protein FliN, producing MSDIKKPSEETDSVDDLWADAFNEQQSAEKEKSAPATDDIFKSFDVQDKQGSMQDIDLILDIPVKLTVELGRTKMTIKELLRLSQGSVVALDGLAGEPLDIMINGYLIAQGEVVVVSDKYGVRITDIITPSERMRRLGR
- the fliM gene encoding flagellar motor switch protein FliM, whose translation is MGDSILSQAEIDALLNGDSGDSSADANNAASQKDGDVKPYDPNTQRRVIRERLQALEIINERFARQFRMGLFNLLRRSPDITVGAIKIQPYHEFARNLPVPTNLNLIHLKPLRGTALFVFSPSLVFIAVDNLFGGDGRFPTKVEGREFTHTEQRVVRRMLKLALESYSDAWNAIYKLDVEYVRSEMQVKFTNITTSPNDIVVTTPFHLEIGTLTGEFSICIPFSMIEPLRELLANPPLENSQQEDQHWRETLAKQVQHSELELVANFVDIPVRLSKVLKLKPGDILPIDKPERLVAHVDGVPVLTCHYGTLNGQYALRVEHLINPILNSLNDEEPLNE